One genomic region from Harpia harpyja isolate bHarHar1 chromosome 1, bHarHar1 primary haplotype, whole genome shotgun sequence encodes:
- the FZD8 gene encoding LOW QUALITY PROTEIN: frizzled-8 (The sequence of the model RefSeq protein was modified relative to this genomic sequence to represent the inferred CDS: deleted 1 base in 1 codon) → MEWSYLLEIASLLAALSLLQRAGCAAASAAAAASSSSSSSSSSSAKELSCQEITVPLCKGIGYNYTYMPNQFNHDTQDEAGLEVHQFWPLVEIQCSSDLRFFLCSMYTPICLEDYKKPLPPCRSVCERAKAGCAPLMRQYGFAWPDRMRCDRLPEQGSPDTLCMDYNRTDLTTAAPPPAKPPLRGARPGGPAKAPPPAAAAPPAEAPRKPRPPPPCEPGCQCRAPMVSVSSERHPLYNRVKTGQIANCALPCHNPYFSPDERAFTAFWIGLWSVLCFLSTFATVSTFLIDMERFKYPERPIIFLAACYLFVSLGYLVRLVAGHEKVACSGGAGAGGAGAGAAGAGGGAAAGAAAAAGGRGAAGGAAELQPELAGAEHVRYESTGPALCTVVFLLVYFFGMASSIWWVILSLTWFLAAGMKWGNEAIAGYAQYFHLAAWLLPSVKSIAVLALSSVDGDPVAGICYVGNQSLENLRGFVLAPLLIYLAIGSMFLLAGFVSLFRIRSVIKQQGGPTKTHKLEKLMIRLGLFTVLYTVPAASVVACLFYEQHNRPRWEATHNCPCLRDQQPDQARRPDYAVFMLKYFMCLVVGITSGVWVWSGKTLESWRALCTRCCWASKGAAVAGGTGAGAGGQAAIAAAGGLGAGGGGSLYSDVSTGLTWRSGTASSVSYPKQMPLSQV, encoded by the exons ATGGAGTGGAGTTACCTGTTGGAAATCGCCTCGCTGCTCGCcgccctgtccctgctgcagcgCGCCGGCTGCGCTGccgcctcggccgccgccgccgcgtcctcctcctcctcgtcgtcgtcctcctcctcggccaaggagCTGTCGTGCCAGGAGATCACCGTGCCCCTCTGCAAAGGCATCGGCTACAACTACACCTACATGCCCAACCAGTTCAACCACGACACGCAGGACGAGGCCGGGCTGGAGGTGCACCAGTTCTGGCCGCTGGTGGAGATCCAGTGCTCCAGCGACCTGCGGTTCTTCCTCTGCAGCATGTACACCCCCATCTGCCTGGAGGACTACAAGAAGCCGCTGCCGCCCTGCCGCAGCGTCTGCGAGCGGGCCAAGGCCGGCTGCGCCCCGCTCATGCGCCAGTACGGCTTCGCCTGGCCCGACAGGATGCGCTGCGACCGCCTCCCCGAGCAGGGCAGCCCGGACACGCTCTGCATGGACTACAACCGCACGGACCTCACcacggccgccccgccgcccgccaaGCCCCCGCTCCGCGGCGCCAGGCCCGGCGGCCCCGccaaggcc cccccccccgccgccgccgctccgccggccGAGGCCCCGCGCaagccgcggccgccgccgccctgcgAGCCGGGCTGCCAGTGCCGGGCGCCCATGGTGTCGGTGTCCAGCGAGCGGCACCCGCTCTACAACCGCGTCAAGACGGGGCAGATCGCCAACTGCGCCCTGCCCTGCCACAACCCCTACTTCAGCCCCGACGAGCGCGCCTTCACCGCCTTCTGGATCGGGCTCTGGTCCGTGCTCTGCTTCCTCTCCACCTTCGCCACCGTCTCCACCTTCCTCATCGACATGGAGCGCTTCAAGTACCCCGAGCGCCCCATCATCTTCCTGGCCGCCTGCTACCTCTTCGTCTCCCTCGGCTACCTGGTGCGCCTGGTGGCCGGCCACGAGAAGGTGGCGTgcagcggcggcgcgggggcgggcggcgcgggggccggggcggcgggggccggcggcggcgcggcggcgggggcggcggcggcggcgggggggcgcggcgcggcgggcggcgcggccgagCTGCAGCCCGAGCTGGCGGGGGCCGAGCACGTGCGGTACGAGAGCACCGGCCCGGCGCTGTGCACCGTGGTCTTCCTGCTCGTCTACTTCTTCGGCATGGCCAGCTCCATCTGGTGGGTCATCCTCTCCCTCACCTGGTTCCTCGCCGCCGGCATGAAGTGGGGCAACGAGGCCATCGCCGGCTACGCGCAGTACTTCCACCTGGCCGCCTGGCTGCTGCCCAGCGTCAAGTCCATCGCCGTGCTGGCCCTCAGCTCCGTGGACGGGGACCCCGTGGCCGGCATCTGCTACGTGGGCAACCAGAGCCTGGAGAACTTGCGGGGCTTCGTGCTGGCGCCGCTGCTCATCTACTTGGCCATCGGCTCCATGTTCCTGCTCGCCGGCTTCGTCTCACTCTTCCGCATCCGCAGCGTCATCAAGCAGCAGGGCGGCCCCACCAAGACCCACAAGCTGGAGAAGCTGATGATACGCCTGGGGCTCTTCACCGTGCTCTACACCGTGCCAGCCGCCAGCGTGGTCGCCTGCCTCTTCTACGAGCAGCACAACCGGCCCCGCTGGGAGGCCACGCACAACTGCCCCTGCCTGCGCGACCAGCAGCCCGATCAGGCCCGCCGCCCCGACTACGCTGTCTTCATGCTCAAGTACTTCATGTGCCTGGTGGTGGGCATCACCTCCGGTGTCTGGGTCTGGTCCGGCAAGACCCTCGAGTCCTGGAGGGCCCTCTGCACCCGCTGCTGCTGGGCCAGCAAAGGTGCTGCCGTGGCTGGGGGCACAGGGGCGGGAGCAGGCGGGCAGGCGGCAATCGCCGCAGCGGGAGGACTTGGCGCCGGAGGCGGTGGCTCCCTCTACAGCGATGTCAGCACCGGCCTGACGTGGAGATCGGGCACCGCCAGCTCTGTCTCCTACCCCAAGCAGATGCCCCTCTCTCAAGTgtga